The nucleotide sequence CGGCTTCGTCTTGAAAGCTCTATCCATGTTTGAGGATTTCTACTTGTAAAGTCCAAATCAACACTGAAGCGATAGTAACCGAGATAACATTTAATCAAGCATGTCCCTCCTTTGAAGAGATAGTTGGTAGAAAAGTACTCATTTGAGTATAATTCTCTCAAAATGGAATGCAGAATGATGTCTTTTCGTATGAGATTTCCCTTTTTAATTCCTGTTTTTTGGATTATAAACTCAACAAATTCCCTCTCGTTCATGCTTTAAAACCTCCCTCTGTACACTTTTTGGGTATTTCTCTATGTAGCTACATAAAATAGCCCAGTTAATCTTGTCTCCGTATTCTACTAAAATCTCCTCTGCATGTGGTTTGAGCCGTTTGTTGTACCTTGAGAGGTATATGAAGTCTAGGATTGTTTTTTCAGGATCTGAAAACTTTATTTCGTCACTTTTGATTATTCCAAAAGTGGCTAAAGCTGGTTTTATTTTTACAAATTTGACATTCTCTCCAAGAATTTTAACTGTTTTTGATCGGATTACTTTGTCATTGAGGATGAATATCATGTTGAAATATTCGTGAGTCATGCCATTGAGCCTCAAGGCTGTAAATAGCCCATAGTACCATATCAAATTGAGCTTGTTGAGCCCTTTTGCAATTACTCTAAATACATCAGGAGCCCGTTTTAATCCAATTTCTTCAATCGTTTTAACGTAATATACCCCTCTGAGAACTCTAATTATATAGCCTCGGGATAGCAGGTAATTGACAAAATAATTAATGTCAATATTAAACCTCTCACTAACCTCTTTCAGCTCATCTTTTGTAACGGCACTACCTCCAAATCTTGAGATTATGTACCTAATTGCGAGTCGTCTCATGTTTCAAGTTGTTGAACAATCATATAAAAAATTATTGGTTGTTCAACAAAACATGGATTGATTACTATATAAAGTTTAAACAATGGGAATAATATCTAAAAACAACAACCTCAAACTCTAAACTGCGAGAAGTGAAGTACAGCCTCTGTGTCCTGTTTGTTGTGTCTTTTTAATAAAAACATAAAACATATAGTTTTAAAACCTTGAATTATCGAATCATATAATAAACAAGAACCGTAAAAAATAAATATTTCTACACATATCATAGCATATCGATAGAAATTTTATGATGCTTGAGGTGTATCCCTATGACAAAAGACTCAATAATTCAAGAACAAGAATATAGGAAAGTTTGGAGCTCCCATTGGAGGCGGGAAGATGACTAATCTGACATTGTTCTATAATGCTGATGTGCTAGGGGATAGAACTCCAAGAGCTTTGTCATTATCTAATAGTATTGAAGACAAAGGGAGGGAGTATGCAGGGAGTTGTTCAAATTCTTGGAGTTATTGAGCATTTCTTGTTAACAATTGCTCTTTTTGCTACTCTGTACATTTTCTATATTTCCATGAAAAATGAGCGGACTAGGGAATTTTACTTGATTCTAGTGGCAATATTGTCAATTTTTACAAGTATTGTCAGTGAAGTTTTATTGACTCTTTTCAATTCAATATCTTCAGCTATGAGAATCATCGTGGAAGGAAATGCTATTCTGGCATCACTTTTGTTATTAATTAGTCTTCTAAAAATAAAACAAAAATGCACCATAATTAAATTTGAATTTCCAGCTATAACTCTTGGGGGGAAAGAGATCAATATTACTCCGGGTTTGTTGTTGTTAGAGGCGAATGAGAATAATGCAGTGCTTGTTTGTAAATTGTCCAAAGACAGGAAAAGTTTGATTATTAGTAGGAGGAGAGAAGGTTATTGGAAGTCTCTAGGGTGTAATGCCCTAGTGATTTGGCTGAGCAAAATTGAGAATGTTAGAAATGTCGTCAATCCTAGAAATCTAGAGTATTTGAACCATCTCATTGTTCAGTTCATGAAAGAAGAGGGAGAGAAGTTCGTCTTTTTGGATGGGCTTGAGTACTTGATTCTTGAAAATGGTTTTGAAAGAGTTTTCAAATTTTTGACAACACTAAAAGACTATTCGCTCCTCAACAACACCATGATTGTAATAGAGGTTAGTTCAGATACTCTAGATAAAAAAGAAGTAGCATTATTAACTAGAGAGTTTCATAGACTTCATGAAAATATACAGCAAAAAAGAGGAGCATAAAAACACAATACTAAAAAGCTATTTACGATGAGTATCATCTTGCCAAGTATTCTTGAAGTTCTTGGGCTTTAACTTTAATTTCCCGTCCATACTCACTAAAGTCTACAGATTTGGTGATTCTGAGTGTTATCTCTCCTTCTTTGAGTTCAACGTCAAAAACTCTACTTGCAATTTCTGTCCATTCTAAAACTGTTTTTTTGTCCAATAGGGAAGTATTCAAGAATATGACCCCAGTCGTATTTTTATCGCCTAAAAACGGGCGAACTACCATTCCAAAAAAGTTCCCAGTTTCAAGAGGGTTCCTCTCATACAGCTTTAGCAATTTTTCAGTACCTATGACTATTCTCATAACATAACCTTTCTCTTCTTGGATTTTTCTGAAGGTTTCAATGTAATGTTGCCTCCAAATTGGAAGGTCTTCTTCTAGATCAACTCTCCTGATAATATTCCCTGTATGTAGAACACCGCCAAGTTTTATTACTTGAGCCTCATCAATAATACTTGTGTCTATCCCCACAAGTTCCAGATGAGCTTTAAAGACATGAAGCTGGTCTACTGCATCAATTATTACGAATGGAATGTTGCTTTGTTTTAGATATTTCAGGAAAATGTAGAAAATTAGATGTATTGGCTCATTTGAAGTATATTCAACAAGGAGTATCTCTCCTCTCTGGATGGTTTTTGCATAGTCAAATATTGAAGACTCAAATCTCTCACTCATAGAGTCACCACCTCTCGCTGGGGTTTAGCCTTTTGAAAAAATTAGTTGCTTGATGTTAAAAAAAGTTTTTAGAAAAGTTTTTCAGGATTCTGAAATTTGTGCAATTTTTAAAAGATATATCAGTTTTCTTGATATAATCATTTGGTTTTAATTTTGGGATAATGTTATTCCTGTGCAATTTTGCTTGCACAGCACACACATGCAATATATCAAAAAATTTGATATTTAGGAGACACATTCGCAAACCACAACTCAAACCCCATATCAAAAAATTTATAAACAGTTTTGACATTATTAATATTGCGTGAGGCGCACTCAATAAAGTACTTCTCAAAACACCCGAAGGTGGGTGTATGCTCGGAACAAAAATGAAAAATTCTAAATCTAAAAAGAAAATATGGAAGCCCCGCGCAGCTATATATTTTGATAGAAACTACACCCCAAACACTTTCGAAGATATTTTAGAACAAATCTTTCCAAACCACAAAAGAAGACAAGCTATAGCATTGTTCCTAATAAACAAACTCAAAAAAACTCCAATTCCAGCAGAAGAATGGATTTTAACAGAATGTGAGTATCTAATTTGGGAAGCAGATAATATACCATACAGCACAATAAACAAAGAGAAAGCAGAAGAACTCTTTGAGTATGCCCAAGATGTTTATAACGACCTTGAAATCAGCAACACCAAAAGAAATAAACTCATCATGGCGAAAGCAGAAGAGCTGGATTTAAACCTCTCTGGAATAAACACACAATTTTGGATAGTCAAGAGAGTTCTAAATGATTTGAGAATAATTTACAAGAAAGATAGAGTGTACTATTTGAGTAAAAAGGGTTTTTCCAAACTCCTCAAAAGAATAGCCGACATTACAGAGGATTATTTGCTCGACATTGAGGAGGAGTACGAGGAGGAGTTTTGATGAGTACTGCTATAGTGCTCGAATCTAAAAATCGAAACAATTTTGATTTTGTCATGCTATTCCACATGCTAATAATATTTGGAGTATTTATTGACCCAAAGATCGCTGCAGCTATAAACACGAGAGTACTAATGCATTTTGGCGAACTAGTGGTCGGAATTACTGCAGGATTCGTCGAGGAGTTTTTAAAAATTTTTAGTGCTTTATTGCTCTATTACATGTTCAAAAACTCGATAAACGCCCCAGCAGTGCTTTATGGTATTGCAATTGCTTCACTATTCGCTATGTATGAAGGCCTAATGGTATACTATAATACGTTTGACACACTCACTTTGAGAATAATAACGCACACTCTCTATACGGGTGTCTATTTTGAAATCGTACACTCAAGAAATAAACACCCTCTCATGGGGTATCTAGCAAGCGCATTGCTGCATGCCCTCTACAACACGAGAGCCTATCTAATAACAGTGGGGGGAACTTGAATGTTCTTGGGTATTCCCCACTCTTCTCTAAAAATACGGCTTCCGACATCCCTGATCGTATTATTTGCCTCTTTAGTTTTAATATTTGTAGGATTCGGTGTTGATACTGTCCTAATACATTTTTTGAGTGACAGTGGCAAACCAACACTCTTGCTATTGCTTTTAGTGGGTCCATACATGGAAAACCTAGAGCTCTTCGAAATCCTCGGTAAAATCTTCATGAAGAATAACTTCAGCAAACAAAAGGCAAGCATCATCTTGCTGAGTGTTACGACAGTTGAAAGTCTTGTCATAGCAAAATATTTTTCAGTCACTCCCCTGTATAGTTTATTGAACATTTTGGCTACGTGGTATTTTATAGAATACCTCTATACTTTCAGAGATACTAGGATTATCGATGCAGCAGCAAATGCAATACACTTTCGCTGTATTGTTCAATTCCCACTGGTATTATATTTAACATATGGGTGAGCAGAATGATTAGAGGCGAGTTGTACGTGAAATACTCAAAGGAGAAAATATTAGGGGGTTATTTCAGAAACAAAAAACATCTACTCGAGCATTTTGTTAAAGTCCTCTCTGCAATTACTCCACAGGTAGTCACAAAAGGGGAAATCATTTCCTTTGAGGTTTCTAAACAAGACAAATATTTCATGAGAGACATTCTGAAAGAGCGTTTTAAAAGCAATGAGTTCAAGGACAAGATCGAGAAAGCAGACGACTTCGTACTGTTTTATGACAACAAAAACCATAACGTCTTTGCAGTAGTCCTAATTTTTCAAGATAAAGTCAATAGGTAGAAGAGTAGCGTGAAGAGCTTGTATAAAGTGATAACAGCACATCAAGTGCTTTATCCTTTAATTCTTCATCTTTAATATAATTTTTTATGAGATTGTATACCCCCTCATAGTCATAATACCACGCACGTATATACCTGACGTTTTCTCCAACCCAATCTTTGGAAGTTAGTGTTGGCTTTTTTCTCAGCTCTTCATCCTTCAAAATCTTCACAGAGCGTGAATATAGAGCAACTCCTGCATTCTGTAATAGGGCGTTAAATTTGTGATATTCTTTTTTTGTGTTAAATCTCTTGTAAATCAGCCTTGATGGGACAACTAAACACTTTTTCTTTTTCCATTTTAGCATGAAAATTGTGTTCTCTGTCCTCGTCCTTGGCTCAAAGCTTTTTGCTTCTTCAATTAGGATTAAAGCAAGAATGGTTGCAGCCTTCTCAAGGTTCCTCTCGAGCGCCTCCATTCTATGGCACCTTGTTACTTTTTGTCGTGTAGATAGTTAAACTTTATTGAAAAAACATTATTAATGTTCTGCGCGCTTTCTATATTGCTATGATTGTTAATGATGCCATAAATTCTAAAAAGTTCATACTTTATGCCTTGCCGGATACGGATAATAATGAAATAGTGGCAAAGAAAGTTTTTGAGATCAAGACGGGCGACATCATAAAAACAGCACGCGATGCAAGAAATGTTCTTCAGGTGTTCTATAACACTGACTACAGTATTTGTGTGCATTTTTGTTCAAAGGAAGACCCAACGTTTCAAAAACTCAAATCCACCCTCTTTAGAATTTCTAAAGTTAGAGAGGTGCTGAAGGGAGATATGATAATACTGTATTGTATAAAATATTGGGTGGTTGGATTTGGCATTGTTGTTGGGGAACAGAAATTCATTTCTAATATGTGACAATTCTCGTAACTTTTAATTTTTAACAGTGTCATCAATGGTATAGTGCTTCTGTGATTGTTGTGGGGCTACTTTATGCCTTTAGTTCTAAACAACTTGGATATGTGGAGAAGATGTCCAAGACGAAGAATAAGAATATCAAAAAGATAAAATTGTCAGATATTATGAGAGATTTTGAGGCTTTTGAGCAGTATAAAGATGAAATCTGGGATTTAATCAAAAAAGGAGAAATAGAAGTAGACGAGCCACTTCTGTTGTTAGTGTTGAAAGCATATTTGTAGTGTTCCTGTTTTAATTTTTACAAAGCTTTTCAAGATGTCTTGGAGTTATACAGTGATTATTTGCAAAGAAAAAACAATAGAAGGTAAAGAACTTGAGGAATATCAAAAATGGATTGAAATAGACTGTACCATTATTATAGCATACAAGATGCGTGGATATTTGTTTTGGCATCCTCACTTTAGAAGATGGTACCAATGGTGTGAAGCAATGCGAGCCCATGCAAGACAATACTTTGACTTTACACCTATTTCAAGACAGTTTAGGGGGTCATTAAAAGATACTAATGAATTACATAATGTCGATTGACTCTTTGAACAAGCTTGATAATGCTATTATTTTAAAGCGCTTGAGTGAGAATGAAAAATCATGTCCTCACATGGACAGTAAACGTTATCTTTTGAAAACTATTTAGTTGTGAATGGTGAGAAGTACTGCTTGGTGCATTCTCATACAACTTTTTGCACAATATACTATCGGATAATCTTGCAAAAATAAATTTTAGAAATAATGAGATTATTATCAAGAAAGAAGACTTTGAGAAAGTTGTAAAACGTTATTTTGAGGATGTTGAGCCCTTTGAAGAAGAGTTTATAGAGGACATTAAAAGGGAAGGTTTGTTAAAGGAGTATCGTGAGAATGAGTATGTACTCTTTGCCGATCGAGTGTTTAAAACTCTGGTTCCAGATTTGGAAAACATACTTCTTTTTCTCAAGAATGCTCTTTCAGGTACAAGTGGAAGTGTTGTCATAGAGAGTGATGAGGAGAGCATGGTGGGTTTTATGTACTATATCAATGCGGTTAAAGAAGTAGCATTTAAAAAAAGAGAGGGAATGCCTGTGAGTTATGAGATAACTATTGATGTTAATGAGGTCAAAAAAGCAATAAATGAGCTTTATCCATTTTTAAAACATAGGAACTAATTCTCAAAATCTCAAAGATACTGTAGAAAATGTGTTATTAACGGAATATCTTGTCTTTGTTGAATTAATATTGTTGTGTGGGTGAATATTAATAAACAATAAACACTAAAATTCCTAGACAAGGTGGTGAATCATGAGCAAACGCTCTGTTCTCCCTAAAATGGAATCTGAAATGTGGAGACCTTTAGCATACATCTATAGAGAAAATAAAGCAATGGTGGAGTATATAATAATTGGGAATACTAGGCCAAAATTAGAAGAAGTTGTGCATTTGGGGATGAAGTTTGCAAGGAAGATACTAGAACTCGAAGATCTCGAAGGAATGCCAATTCATGTTGGCAAATATTTATATTTAATTCCCGAAAGCGACCAAAAAAGAGATGGAGATCATAAATATATTCTCTATACCCATGTGATTCTTCTAAACGATGATGAGCTCCTTCTTGAAGATGTTTATGCTACACTGGACATAATCCCTGTCGAGAGTGGAAAAAGAATACGTTTGATTTTCACGACTCCCGTAGGGTTAATATTTGACTTGCATATTATAAAAGAGAAGGATTCATGGTAGTGTGTTTGAAGTAGGGTACTCGAATAGAGTTGTGAAATCTTTGGAAAGTGATGTTGTTAATTTGTTCTCTAAAGATATTCGCTTTAATTAAATAATTACGTAATTACATAATTAAATAGTTTTTGATTATAAATTTTGATTTTCTCAAGTTCATCGCAAAATCTCGTTAATTTCATTGTGGAGGAGTGGTTGATTTTGGTTAACTCTTTATTGGCTTGTAATTTACTTGGCATCTGTTTTTGTAGATTACTAAAGTTTTAAATAATTTAATGTTCAATTTTTGTTCAAGAATTGTACAAAAGGTGTTCAAAATGCGGCGAAGAAAATGGGGTGGAGAGTTTGTCGATGTCCATGTGCAGCTCCCGAAGTGGCTTGTTCGCAAAATAAAGGACAGTGGGTTTTATTTGGGTGAGTTTCTAGAAAATGCGGCTATTTTATTGCTTGAAAGTCTTTATAATGGGGCAGTTTCCAGAAATGGAGGCTCAGAATTCTCTATTAACGAAATTATGGTGCCCCGGCCGGGATTTGAACCCGGGGCGCGGGCTCGAAAGGCCCGCATGTTTGACCGGGCTACACCACCGGGGCGTCCAATATCTTAAGCCTTAAGTCCATTTAAAAAGTTTTCGTTCACAATTCTTTTAAATTCACATTTCCCTCTGGATTTGATGGAAAATGTTTGGAGTTAAAGTTCACAAACTTGAGGGCGAAAAAGTCAGGAGAAAGCTTATTGAGCTTGGTATTCTGGATAAAGAACACAAAGTTAAGCGAGATGGAGAGTTTCTGATTTTCCCTGTAAAAGAGAAAGTCGAAGGATTTGAAATTGTTGAGACAGAATTTGAGCTAGTTGAAAAGAGACCCCACAGCTATCGGGAAGTCGTTAATGTTCCGGAACACCTGAAGCTTCTCTTGCCCTCTTCTTTTGACATAATTGGTGATATAGCAGTAATTGAACTTCCAAAGGAGCTCATGCAGTATGGAAATCAAATTGGAGAGGCAATTTTAAAAGTTCATAAGCATATAAAAGCTGTTTTTGC is from Thermococcus paralvinellae and encodes:
- a CDS encoding DUF835 domain-containing protein; amino-acid sequence: MQGVVQILGVIEHFLLTIALFATLYIFYISMKNERTREFYLILVAILSIFTSIVSEVLLTLFNSISSAMRIIVEGNAILASLLLLISLLKIKQKCTIIKFEFPAITLGGKEINITPGLLLLEANENNAVLVCKLSKDRKSLIISRRREGYWKSLGCNALVIWLSKIENVRNVVNPRNLEYLNHLIVQFMKEEGEKFVFLDGLEYLILENGFERVFKFLTTLKDYSLLNNTMIVIEVSSDTLDKKEVALLTREFHRLHENIQQKRGA
- a CDS encoding type IV toxin-antitoxin system AbiEi family antitoxin domain-containing protein, whose protein sequence is MRRLAIRYIISRFGGSAVTKDELKEVSERFNIDINYFVNYLLSRGYIIRVLRGVYYVKTIEEIGLKRAPDVFRVIAKGLNKLNLIWYYGLFTALRLNGMTHEYFNMIFILNDKVIRSKTVKILGENVKFVKIKPALATFGIIKSDEIKFSDPEKTILDFIYLSRYNKRLKPHAEEILVEYGDKINWAILCSYIEKYPKSVQREVLKHEREGIC
- a CDS encoding DUF257 family protein, with the protein product MSERFESSIFDYAKTIQRGEILLVEYTSNEPIHLIFYIFLKYLKQSNIPFVIIDAVDQLHVFKAHLELVGIDTSIIDEAQVIKLGGVLHTGNIIRRVDLEEDLPIWRQHYIETFRKIQEEKGYVMRIVIGTEKLLKLYERNPLETGNFFGMVVRPFLGDKNTTGVIFLNTSLLDKKTVLEWTEIASRVFDVELKEGEITLRITKSVDFSEYGREIKVKAQELQEYLAR
- a CDS encoding PrsW family glutamic-type intramembrane protease, giving the protein MLFHMLIIFGVFIDPKIAAAINTRVLMHFGELVVGITAGFVEEFLKIFSALLLYYMFKNSINAPAVLYGIAIASLFAMYEGLMVYYNTFDTLTLRIITHTLYTGVYFEIVHSRNKHPLMGYLASALLHALYNTRAYLITVGGT